One genomic window of Sodaliphilus pleomorphus includes the following:
- a CDS encoding dihydroorotase, translated as MLRLIYNGTVVNEGRVYHGYVVLNDDVIAQVEAGDPGRDVMEHAYECINVKGAYIMPGVIDDHVHFREPGMTHKADIASESRAAVAGGVTSYMDMPNNTPPTTTIDRLEAKYAKAAQVSPANYSFYIGATNTNLDTLEQVDYTQVCGVKAFLGTSTGGMLLSDPEVARRLLSDLGTIIAVHSEDESIINANRKHYVSQYGQDLPLSFHEKIRSAEACYESTRRITELARECGGRLHVLHVTTARELPLIDGHHVTGEATVAHLLFSDDDYARLGNRIKCNPAVKTAADREALRQAVIEGRLQVIGTDHAPHLPAEKQGGCLKAASGMPMVQFSLVAMLTLFRPELVVARMCHGPASLYHIEGRGYLRRGCKADLAIVAPEPWTITDESVISKCHWTPLNGMQVQHRVKMTIVNGQVAYADGKVNEHCRGQRLQFNR; from the coding sequence ATGCTAAGACTTATTTACAACGGCACAGTGGTAAACGAAGGGCGCGTTTACCATGGCTATGTCGTGCTCAACGACGACGTCATCGCCCAAGTGGAGGCTGGCGATCCGGGCCGCGACGTGATGGAACACGCCTATGAGTGCATCAACGTGAAAGGAGCCTACATCATGCCTGGCGTGATCGACGACCACGTGCACTTCCGCGAGCCAGGCATGACCCACAAGGCCGACATTGCCAGCGAGAGCCGTGCTGCCGTGGCCGGCGGTGTGACCAGCTACATGGACATGCCCAACAACACGCCGCCCACCACCACCATCGACAGGCTCGAGGCAAAATATGCCAAGGCCGCCCAAGTATCGCCAGCCAACTACAGCTTCTATATCGGGGCCACCAACACCAATCTCGACACGCTCGAGCAAGTCGACTACACACAGGTGTGCGGCGTGAAAGCCTTTCTGGGCACGTCGACAGGCGGCATGCTGCTCAGCGACCCCGAAGTTGCAAGGCGACTGCTGAGCGACCTTGGCACAATAATTGCAGTCCATAGCGAGGACGAAAGCATCATCAATGCCAACCGCAAGCACTATGTGTCGCAATACGGGCAGGACCTGCCACTGAGTTTTCACGAGAAAATACGCAGTGCCGAAGCCTGCTACGAGAGCACCAGGCGCATAACCGAGCTGGCACGCGAGTGCGGCGGGCGGTTGCACGTGTTGCACGTGACCACCGCCCGCGAGCTGCCGCTCATCGACGGCCATCACGTGACAGGCGAGGCCACTGTGGCCCACCTGCTCTTCAGCGACGACGACTATGCGCGACTGGGCAACCGCATCAAGTGCAACCCGGCAGTGAAGACGGCTGCCGACCGCGAGGCGCTGCGCCAAGCCGTGATCGAGGGCCGCCTGCAAGTCATAGGCACCGACCATGCCCCGCACTTGCCCGCCGAGAAGCAGGGCGGCTGCCTGAAGGCAGCCTCGGGAATGCCCATGGTGCAATTTTCGCTGGTGGCCATGCTCACGCTCTTCAGGCCCGAGCTGGTGGTGGCACGCATGTGCCACGGGCCAGCCAGCCTCTACCACATCGAGGGACGGGGCTACCTGCGGCGGGGCTGCAAGGCCGACCTGGCCATCGTGGCGCCAGAGCCGTGGACCATCACCGACGAGAGCGTGATTTCGAAATGCCACTGGACCCCGCTCAACGGGATGCAAGTGCAGCACCGGGTGAAGATGACCATCGTCAACGGCCAGGTAGCCTATGCCGACGGCAAAGTGAACGAGCACTGCCGCGGCCAGCGGCTGCAATTCAACCGATAA
- a CDS encoding polyprenol monophosphomannose synthase, translated as MESDSLIIIPTYNEKENIASILHVVLGMKEHQFDALVIDDNSPDGTGAIVDDLIKTEFPDRLHIIKRTGKLGLGTAYIAGFKWALEHDYQYIIEMDADFSHRPQDLIPLQAACATGGADVAVGSRYINGVNVVNWPMGRILMSYFASKYVRIITGMHVHDTTAGFVCYRRQVLESIDLDKIEFKGYAFQIEMKYTAYKMGFKIVEVPIVFVNRVLGTSKMNSSIFGEAMFGVIKLKWSSTFDRKHKFTRKTASTASGSSHSS; from the coding sequence ATGGAATCAGACAGCTTAATCATCATTCCCACCTATAATGAAAAGGAGAACATCGCCAGCATCCTGCATGTGGTGCTGGGGATGAAAGAGCACCAATTTGACGCCCTGGTCATCGACGACAACAGCCCCGATGGCACGGGGGCCATAGTCGACGACTTGATTAAGACTGAATTTCCCGACCGCCTGCACATCATCAAGCGCACCGGCAAGTTGGGGCTGGGCACAGCCTACATTGCAGGGTTCAAGTGGGCACTTGAGCACGACTACCAGTACATCATCGAGATGGACGCCGATTTCTCTCACCGCCCTCAAGACTTGATACCACTGCAGGCAGCTTGCGCCACAGGCGGGGCCGACGTGGCTGTGGGCTCGCGCTACATCAACGGTGTGAACGTAGTGAACTGGCCCATGGGGCGCATACTCATGAGCTACTTTGCCTCAAAGTATGTGCGCATCATCACCGGCATGCACGTGCACGACACCACAGCCGGCTTTGTGTGCTACCGGCGACAGGTGCTGGAGAGCATTGACCTCGACAAGATAGAGTTTAAAGGCTATGCCTTCCAAATCGAGATGAAATACACCGCCTACAAGATGGGCTTCAAGATTGTAGAGGTGCCCATCGTGTTTGTCAACCGCGTGCTGGGCACCAGCAAGATGAACAGCAGCATCTTTGGCGAGGCCATGTTTGGCGTGATCAAGCTCAAGTGGAGCAGTACCTTCGACAGGAAACACAAGTTCACAAGAAAGACGGCAAGCACCGCTTCGGGCAGCAGCCACAGCTCTTGA